From [Clostridium] symbiosum, a single genomic window includes:
- a CDS encoding polyribonucleotide nucleotidyltransferase, which translates to MYKSFSMELAGRTLTVDVGRVAAQANGAAFMHYGETTVLSTATSSDKPREGIDFFPLSVEFEEKLYSVGKIPGGFNKREGKASENSVLTSRVIDRPMRPLFPKDYRNDVTLNNLVLSVDPDCSPEYTAMLGSAIATCISDIPFDGPCATTQIGMIDGELIVNPTNLQKKVSDMALTVASTREKVIMIEAGANEVPEDIMIKAIFKAHEVNQEIIKFIDTIVAECGKEKHTYESCAVPAELFEAIKEIVPPAEMEEAVFTDEKQKREANIRAITERLEEAFADNEEWLEVLGEAVYQYQKKTVRKMILKDHKRPDGRELTQIRRLAAEIDMLPRVHGSGMFTRGQTQILNICTLAPLSEQQKLDGLDENEKLKRYMHHYNFPSYSVGETKPSRGPGRREIGHGALAERALLPVLPSEEEFPYAIRTVSETMESNGSTSQASICASTLSLMAAGVPIKAPVAGISCGLVTGDTDDDYVVLTDIQGLEDFFGDMDFKVGGTHKGITAIQMDIKIHGLTRPIIEEAIAKTREARLYILDEVMKPVIAEPRKELSKYAPKIEQISIDPQKIGDVVGKQGKVINKIIEQTGVKIDINDEGTVSVCGTDKEMIDKALHIIKSIVTEIEPGQVMQGTVVRIMNFGAFVELAPNKDGMVHISKLSDKRVGKVEDVVNIGDEVTVKVIEVDKMGRINLSMKPGDLAPKADKKEDKAE; encoded by the coding sequence ATGTATAAGAGTTTTTCAATGGAATTAGCCGGACGTACACTGACAGTCGACGTCGGCAGAGTAGCTGCACAGGCAAATGGGGCAGCATTTATGCATTACGGTGAGACGACCGTATTATCAACAGCAACATCCTCCGACAAGCCAAGGGAGGGCATCGATTTCTTCCCTCTGAGCGTAGAGTTCGAGGAGAAATTATATTCCGTAGGCAAGATCCCGGGAGGATTCAATAAGCGTGAGGGTAAGGCATCCGAGAATTCCGTGCTGACATCACGTGTGATCGACCGTCCGATGCGTCCTCTGTTCCCGAAGGATTACAGAAACGACGTAACGCTGAACAACCTGGTTCTTTCCGTAGATCCGGACTGCAGCCCGGAGTACACGGCAATGCTGGGTTCCGCAATTGCAACCTGCATTTCCGACATCCCATTCGACGGCCCATGTGCGACAACCCAGATTGGAATGATCGACGGCGAACTGATCGTAAACCCGACCAATTTACAGAAGAAGGTTTCCGATATGGCTCTTACGGTGGCTTCCACCAGAGAGAAAGTCATCATGATCGAGGCAGGAGCCAATGAGGTTCCGGAAGACATCATGATCAAGGCAATCTTCAAGGCACATGAAGTAAACCAGGAAATTATCAAATTTATCGATACAATCGTAGCAGAGTGCGGCAAAGAAAAACACACTTATGAGAGCTGCGCAGTACCGGCAGAGCTTTTTGAGGCAATCAAAGAGATCGTTCCTCCGGCAGAGATGGAAGAGGCCGTATTTACAGACGAGAAGCAGAAACGTGAGGCTAACATCAGAGCTATCACAGAACGTCTGGAAGAGGCATTTGCCGACAACGAAGAGTGGCTTGAAGTTCTGGGTGAGGCTGTTTACCAGTACCAGAAGAAGACGGTCCGCAAGATGATTTTAAAAGATCACAAGCGTCCCGACGGCCGTGAGCTTACACAGATCCGCCGCCTTGCAGCAGAGATTGACATGCTCCCGAGAGTACACGGTTCCGGTATGTTTACACGTGGACAGACTCAGATTTTAAATATCTGTACGCTGGCTCCTCTTTCCGAGCAGCAGAAGTTAGACGGACTTGATGAGAACGAGAAATTAAAGAGATACATGCACCATTACAACTTCCCGTCCTACTCCGTAGGCGAGACTAAACCGTCCAGAGGACCGGGACGCCGTGAAATCGGCCATGGCGCGCTGGCAGAGAGAGCTCTTCTTCCGGTACTTCCAAGCGAAGAGGAATTCCCATACGCAATCCGTACCGTATCCGAGACGATGGAATCCAACGGTTCCACATCCCAGGCAAGTATCTGTGCTTCGACACTGTCCCTGATGGCGGCAGGCGTTCCGATCAAGGCGCCGGTAGCCGGTATTTCCTGCGGCCTTGTGACAGGCGATACAGACGACGATTACGTTGTTTTAACCGATATCCAGGGTCTGGAAGACTTCTTCGGCGATATGGACTTTAAGGTAGGCGGTACTCATAAGGGTATCACTGCAATCCAGATGGATATCAAGATCCACGGACTGACACGCCCGATTATCGAGGAGGCCATTGCAAAAACAAGAGAAGCAAGACTTTATATCCTTGATGAAGTAATGAAACCTGTCATCGCTGAGCCGAGAAAAGAATTAAGCAAGTACGCTCCGAAGATCGAGCAGATTTCCATCGATCCCCAGAAGATTGGCGATGTAGTCGGCAAGCAGGGCAAGGTAATCAACAAGATTATCGAGCAGACCGGCGTAAAGATTGATATCAACGACGAAGGAACCGTTTCCGTTTGCGGCACAGACAAAGAGATGATTGATAAAGCCCTTCATATTATTAAGAGCATTGTCACAGAAATCGAACCTGGCCAGGTTATGCAGGGAACCGTTGTCCGCATTATGAACTTCGGCGCTTTCGTAGAGCTGGCGCCGAACAAAGACGGTATGGTTCACATCTCCAAGCTGTCCGATAAGAGAGTCGGAAAAGTGGAAGATGTTGTAAACATCGGCGACGAAGTTACCGTTAAGGTAATCGAAGTTGACAAGATGGGAAGAATCAACCTCAGCATGAAACCGGGCGATCTGGCTCCAAAGGCTGACAAAAAAGAAGATAAAGCGGAATAA
- the rpsO gene encoding 30S ribosomal protein S15, with the protein MISKEKKAAIIAEYGRKAGDTGSPEVQIAILTARITELTEHLKVNQKDHHSRRGLLKMVGQRRGLLDYLKKTDLEGYRALIEKLGIRK; encoded by the coding sequence ATGATTTCAAAGGAAAAGAAAGCTGCCATTATCGCAGAATACGGAAGAAAAGCTGGAGACACAGGTTCACCAGAAGTTCAGATCGCTATTTTAACAGCAAGGATCACTGAGCTGACAGAGCATTTAAAGGTTAATCAGAAGGATCATCATTCCAGACGTGGCCTTTTAAAGATGGTTGGACAGAGACGTGGTCTTCTTGATTACTTAAAGAAGACAGATCTGGAAGGATACCGTGCTTTAATTGAAAAATTAGGCATCAGAAAGTAA
- a CDS encoding L,D-transpeptidase family protein produces the protein MADMKKTAADRENDGLNTGFRADGSMMEIEEAQGELVPGEAVIEQDMEVEADMQLQAALEEKLKAEAKLQAALEAKREAEAALQAALEEKREAEAKLEADMNIPDTARRPRMEKMPEREAMFERETEPEKGGMSEREAEPEKKAMSGRETEPETAEVSDTVEVPEQTKAAATAEVFDKTKAPERRKPLETAEIPDIEETPETASGETAATATLHNGGEYGYQGGDGHREERTGRGRSRARSRKKGSEKKGADDKQQTPQETKRSLKAEAGKAEAAAAAGGGDGKKGGKGKKTAVIAACALAAVILAGGGIYAGMAQKYKRVFFPNTRINGLDASGRTVAEVKEMISSGINHYVLTIEEREGKEEQITGEEIGLQSKFDGTLEQIVTTQNPYAWLSYQLNPAEYTISTMIEYDEEALTQAAQGLECMDPVLIKEPENAYVSDYIPGQGYSIIPETEGTVVLEDVLKSSLADAIINLKDTLSLEEAGAYKEPEIKQDDASLKERVDTMNRFVSTTITYKFGDKTEVLNGDRTHEWLITDEAGNITVDSAQAAAYVAELAAAYNTSNKAKNFKTSYDQTIQVKGGTYGWKINQSEETAELVNLLQSGQSQEREPVYSQKAASRGENDYGNTYVEINLTAQHLYFYKDGNLVVDSDFVSGNLSRGWGTPAGTYPLNYKQRNAVLKGENYRTPVDYWMPFNGGIGMHDATWRGTFGGTIYKTNGSHGCINLPHSVAKKIYENISSGIPVICYNLAGTEKGTSAVAPPPTQAVAPTQPPVEVPTEAVPVTPPTEAPTLPPETMAPAGPGSDTGSHGGASGPGSEIG, from the coding sequence ATGGCAGATATGAAAAAGACCGCGGCAGACAGGGAGAATGACGGCCTGAATACAGGTTTCCGGGCTGATGGGTCAATGATGGAGATAGAGGAAGCGCAGGGGGAACTGGTACCCGGCGAAGCTGTAATTGAGCAGGATATGGAAGTTGAGGCCGACATGCAGCTTCAGGCAGCGCTGGAGGAGAAGCTGAAGGCTGAGGCAAAACTTCAGGCAGCCCTGGAAGCAAAGAGGGAAGCGGAAGCAGCCCTCCAGGCGGCGCTGGAAGAGAAACGCGAGGCCGAGGCGAAGCTGGAAGCGGATATGAATATCCCGGACACGGCAAGAAGACCACGCATGGAGAAAATGCCTGAAAGGGAGGCAATGTTTGAAAGAGAGACAGAGCCTGAAAAAGGGGGAATGTCTGAAAGAGAGGCAGAGCCTGAAAAAAAGGCAATGTCTGGAAGAGAGACAGAGCCTGAAACAGCGGAAGTGTCCGATACGGTAGAAGTGCCTGAGCAAACGAAAGCTGCTGCTACAGCGGAAGTATTTGATAAAACGAAAGCACCAGAAAGAAGGAAACCGCTGGAAACGGCAGAAATACCCGACATAGAGGAGACGCCGGAAACAGCGTCCGGGGAAACGGCAGCCACAGCCACACTGCACAATGGCGGGGAATACGGCTATCAGGGCGGAGACGGCCACCGGGAGGAACGCACCGGGAGGGGGCGGAGCCGTGCCAGAAGCCGTAAGAAGGGTTCTGAGAAGAAGGGCGCCGATGACAAACAGCAGACGCCGCAGGAGACGAAACGCTCCTTGAAAGCCGAAGCCGGAAAGGCGGAGGCAGCAGCTGCTGCTGGAGGCGGAGACGGTAAAAAGGGCGGAAAAGGGAAAAAGACGGCGGTAATCGCGGCCTGTGCCCTGGCGGCGGTAATTCTGGCAGGCGGCGGCATTTATGCAGGCATGGCGCAGAAGTATAAGCGGGTATTCTTCCCGAATACCAGGATTAATGGCCTGGATGCCTCGGGCCGCACCGTAGCGGAAGTGAAGGAGATGATTTCCAGCGGTATCAATCATTATGTCCTGACAATCGAAGAGCGTGAGGGAAAAGAGGAGCAGATCACGGGGGAGGAAATCGGGCTTCAGTCCAAGTTTGACGGCACGCTGGAGCAGATCGTCACAACACAGAATCCCTATGCCTGGCTGAGCTACCAGCTTAACCCGGCCGAGTATACCATCAGCACGATGATTGAATACGATGAGGAAGCGCTCACTCAGGCGGCACAGGGACTGGAGTGCATGGATCCCGTGCTTATAAAGGAGCCGGAAAACGCGTATGTATCCGATTATATCCCGGGACAGGGCTACAGCATCATCCCCGAGACGGAGGGCACGGTTGTCCTTGAAGACGTCCTGAAAAGCAGCCTGGCCGATGCCATTATCAATTTAAAGGACACATTGTCACTTGAGGAAGCGGGAGCTTACAAAGAACCTGAGATAAAACAGGATGACGCCTCCCTCAAAGAGCGCGTCGACACGATGAACCGTTTCGTGTCAACGACCATTACATATAAATTTGGCGATAAAACGGAGGTGTTAAACGGGGACAGAACCCATGAGTGGCTGATTACGGATGAGGCAGGCAATATCACCGTCGATTCCGCACAGGCGGCGGCATACGTGGCCGAACTGGCTGCGGCTTATAACACTTCGAATAAAGCAAAGAATTTCAAAACCTCCTATGACCAGACGATTCAGGTGAAAGGGGGCACTTACGGCTGGAAGATCAACCAGTCGGAGGAAACGGCTGAGCTGGTCAATCTCTTACAGTCCGGCCAGAGCCAGGAAAGGGAGCCTGTTTATTCCCAAAAAGCCGCCAGCCGGGGAGAGAATGACTACGGCAATACCTATGTGGAGATCAACCTGACTGCCCAGCATCTGTATTTCTATAAGGATGGTAACCTTGTTGTGGATTCCGACTTTGTTTCCGGGAATCTCTCAAGGGGATGGGGGACGCCGGCCGGAACGTATCCGCTTAATTACAAGCAGAGGAACGCCGTCCTGAAAGGTGAGAATTACAGGACGCCGGTTGATTACTGGATGCCTTTTAACGGAGGCATCGGCATGCATGACGCCACATGGCGCGGAACCTTCGGCGGTACCATCTATAAGACGAACGGTTCCCACGGCTGTATCAACCTTCCCCACAGCGTGGCAAAGAAAATTTATGAAAATATATCGTCCGGAATTCCGGTTATCTGCTATAATCTGGCCGGAACGGAGAAGGGCACCAGCGCTGTGGCCCCGCCGCCGACCCAGGCAGTGGCGCCGACGCAGCCGCCTGTGGAAGTGCCAACCGAAGCAGTGCCTGTGACACCGCCTACGGAAGCCCCGACACTTCCTCCGGAGACAATGGCGCCGGCAGGCCCCGGTTCGGATACCGGCAGCCACGGCGGAGCCTCGGGCCCCGGTTCTGAAATCGGATAG
- the dnaJ gene encoding molecular chaperone DnaJ: protein MAESKRDYYEVLGVSRDADDAALKKAYRALAKKYHPDANPGDQAAADKFKEASEAYSVLSDPEKRRQYDQFGHAAFDGGAGGAGGFGGFDFNGADMGDIFGDIFGDLFGGGRSSRGSSNGPMRGANVRTSVRITFEEAIFGCEKELDLNLKEVCDKCHGTGAKPGTQPQACAKCNGKGKIMYTQQSFFGQIQNVQTCPDCGGTGKIIKEKCPDCYGTGFVTKRKKIKVTIPAGIDNGQSLRDRGNGEPGINGGERGDLLVEVIVSPHPIFKRQDTSIFSTVPISFAKAALGGPIRIKTVDGEVEYEVKSGTQTDTKVRLKGKGVPSLRNRNIRGDHFVTLVVQVPERMNEAQKEALKRFDDAMNGVTPDGEKPKKKGLFK from the coding sequence ATGGCAGAGAGTAAGAGAGATTACTATGAAGTCTTAGGCGTGTCCAGGGATGCCGATGACGCAGCCCTTAAGAAAGCATACAGAGCACTGGCTAAAAAGTACCATCCCGATGCAAATCCGGGCGATCAGGCTGCGGCAGACAAATTTAAAGAGGCATCGGAGGCCTACAGCGTATTAAGTGATCCGGAGAAAAGAAGACAGTATGACCAGTTTGGCCATGCGGCGTTCGACGGAGGGGCAGGCGGAGCCGGCGGCTTCGGCGGCTTTGATTTTAACGGCGCGGATATGGGCGATATTTTCGGCGATATCTTCGGCGATTTATTCGGCGGCGGAAGAAGCAGCCGCGGCAGCAGCAACGGCCCGATGCGGGGAGCCAACGTGCGCACCAGCGTGCGCATCACCTTTGAGGAAGCGATTTTCGGCTGTGAAAAGGAGCTGGATTTAAACCTCAAGGAAGTCTGTGACAAATGTCACGGTACAGGAGCCAAACCGGGAACCCAGCCGCAGGCATGTGCAAAATGTAACGGGAAAGGAAAGATCATGTACACGCAGCAGTCCTTCTTCGGACAGATTCAGAATGTCCAGACATGTCCTGACTGCGGTGGAACGGGAAAAATCATCAAAGAGAAATGTCCGGACTGTTACGGCACCGGCTTTGTTACAAAGAGAAAGAAAATCAAAGTTACCATCCCGGCCGGTATTGACAACGGCCAGAGCCTGCGCGACCGCGGCAATGGTGAGCCGGGTATCAACGGCGGCGAGAGAGGCGATCTGCTGGTAGAAGTAATCGTATCCCCGCATCCGATTTTCAAGCGTCAGGATACAAGCATCTTTTCCACCGTACCGATCTCCTTCGCAAAAGCGGCCTTAGGCGGTCCGATCCGAATCAAAACCGTGGACGGAGAAGTGGAGTACGAGGTAAAATCGGGTACCCAGACAGATACCAAGGTGCGCTTAAAAGGAAAAGGCGTGCCATCCCTGAGAAACAGAAATATCAGGGGAGATCATTTCGTAACCTTAGTCGTGCAGGTTCCGGAGAGAATGAACGAGGCCCAGAAAGAGGCTCTTAAACGGTTCGACGACGCCATGAACGGCGTGACGCCGGATGGGGAGAAGCCGAAGAAAAAAGGGCTGTTTAAATAA
- the dnaK gene encoding molecular chaperone DnaK: MSKIIGIDLGTTNSCVAVMEGGKPVVIANTEGVRTTPSVVAFTKTGERLVGEPAKRQAVTNAEKTISSIKRHVGTDYKVSIDDKKYTPQEISAMILQKLKADAEAYLGEKVTEAVITVPAYFNDAQRQATKDAGKIAGLDVKRIINEPTAAALAYGLDNEKEQKIMVYDLGGGTFDVSIIEIGDGVIEVLATNGDTRLGGDDFDNRVTQWLIDEFKKTEGVDLSADKMALQRLKEAAEKAKKELSSATTTNINLPFITATSEGPKHLDMNLTRAKFDELTRDLIERTAIPVQNALKDAGITASELGKVLLVGGSTRMLSAQEKVKQLTGHEPSKSLNPDECVAIGAAIQGGKLAGDAGAGDILLLDVTPLSLSIETMGGVATRLIERNTTIPTKKSQIFSTAADNQTAVDIHVVQGERQFAKDNKTLGTFRLDGILPARRGVPQIEVTFDIDANGIVNVSAKDLGTGKEQHITITSGSNMSDSDIDKAVKEAAEYEAQDKKRKEAIDARNDADSMVFQTEKALEEVGDKIDANDKAAVEADLNALKEVINKAPVDQMTDAQVEEIKAGKEKLMASAQALFTKVYEQAQGAAGAQGGPQAGPDMGAGAPHDDNVVDGDFKEV, encoded by the coding sequence ATGAGCAAGATTATCGGTATTGACTTAGGTACAACAAATAGCTGTGTAGCAGTAATGGAAGGCGGTAAACCGGTTGTTATCGCCAATACAGAAGGCGTAAGAACAACCCCGTCCGTAGTGGCATTCACAAAGACAGGTGAGAGACTGGTAGGTGAGCCAGCAAAACGTCAGGCGGTTACTAACGCCGAGAAGACCATCTCTTCTATTAAAAGACATGTAGGTACCGACTACAAGGTATCGATCGATGACAAGAAATATACACCGCAGGAAATCTCTGCAATGATTCTCCAGAAGCTGAAAGCAGACGCAGAAGCTTATCTGGGAGAAAAAGTAACGGAAGCAGTTATCACGGTTCCGGCATATTTTAACGATGCCCAGCGTCAGGCAACGAAAGATGCAGGTAAGATCGCCGGTCTGGATGTAAAACGTATCATCAACGAGCCGACAGCGGCAGCCCTGGCATACGGCCTGGACAATGAAAAAGAGCAGAAGATCATGGTATATGACCTGGGCGGCGGTACATTCGATGTTTCCATCATCGAAATCGGCGACGGCGTTATCGAAGTACTTGCCACCAATGGTGATACACGCCTGGGCGGTGATGATTTTGATAACAGAGTGACACAGTGGCTGATTGATGAATTCAAAAAAACAGAGGGAGTAGACCTGTCGGCAGACAAGATGGCGCTCCAGAGACTGAAAGAAGCGGCTGAGAAGGCGAAAAAGGAACTTTCTTCCGCAACGACAACCAACATCAACCTTCCGTTCATCACGGCTACAAGCGAAGGCCCGAAACATCTTGATATGAACCTGACAAGGGCTAAATTCGACGAACTGACAAGAGATTTAATTGAAAGAACGGCAATCCCGGTACAGAACGCATTAAAAGATGCGGGAATCACGGCATCCGAGCTGGGCAAGGTTCTTCTGGTAGGCGGTTCCACGCGTATGCTTTCCGCACAGGAAAAAGTAAAACAGCTGACAGGCCACGAGCCGAGCAAGTCCTTAAACCCGGATGAGTGCGTTGCCATTGGTGCGGCTATCCAGGGCGGCAAGCTGGCCGGAGATGCAGGCGCAGGAGATATCCTCCTTCTGGATGTAACCCCACTTTCCCTCTCCATTGAGACAATGGGCGGAGTCGCAACAAGACTGATTGAGAGAAATACGACGATTCCTACAAAGAAGAGCCAGATTTTCTCCACGGCGGCTGATAACCAGACAGCGGTAGACATCCATGTAGTACAGGGTGAGAGACAGTTCGCAAAAGACAACAAGACACTGGGAACCTTCCGTCTGGACGGCATTCTTCCTGCAAGAAGAGGCGTTCCGCAGATCGAAGTTACCTTTGATATCGATGCCAACGGCATTGTTAACGTATCTGCAAAAGACCTGGGAACAGGAAAAGAGCAGCATATTACAATCACATCCGGCTCCAACATGTCTGATTCCGATATCGACAAAGCGGTAAAAGAAGCAGCCGAGTATGAGGCACAGGATAAGAAGAGAAAAGAGGCAATTGACGCGAGAAACGACGCCGATTCCATGGTATTCCAGACAGAGAAAGCCCTGGAAGAGGTTGGCGATAAGATTGATGCAAACGACAAAGCAGCCGTAGAGGCTGACTTAAATGCCCTGAAAGAAGTTATCAACAAAGCCCCGGTTGATCAGATGACAGATGCCCAGGTGGAAGAGATTAAAGCAGGCAAAGAGAAACTGATGGCAAGTGCACAGGCTCTGTTCACAAAGGTTTACGAGCAGGCACAGGGAGCTGCAGGAGCACAGGGCGGCCCACAGGCAGGTCCGGATATGGGCGCAGGCGCACCGCATGATGACAATGTAGTTGACGGAGACTTCAAAGAAGTGTAA
- the grpE gene encoding nucleotide exchange factor GrpE, with the protein MKDIEKNEAAEEIEVKAADENGRETVEAQSAGAQEDCETAEAEESAKEKNTEKKGFFSKKKDKKDEQIEDLTDRLKRTMAEFDNFRKRTEKEKAAMYEIGAKDIVERILPVVDNFERGLAAIPEAETKTAFAEGMDMIYKQLLKTLEEAGVKPIEAVGQPFDPNFHNAVMHVDDENYGENEITEEFQKGYLYRESVVRHSMVKVAN; encoded by the coding sequence ATGAAAGATATAGAAAAGAATGAAGCCGCAGAAGAAATAGAAGTAAAAGCGGCCGACGAGAACGGCAGGGAGACGGTGGAAGCCCAGAGCGCCGGCGCACAGGAAGACTGTGAGACGGCGGAGGCGGAAGAGAGCGCCAAAGAAAAGAATACGGAGAAGAAAGGTTTTTTCTCCAAAAAGAAAGACAAGAAGGATGAGCAGATCGAGGATCTGACCGACCGCCTGAAGCGTACGATGGCGGAGTTTGATAATTTCCGTAAGAGAACGGAGAAAGAAAAAGCGGCCATGTATGAAATCGGGGCAAAGGATATTGTGGAACGAATCCTCCCGGTAGTAGACAATTTCGAGAGAGGGCTTGCAGCCATACCGGAGGCGGAGACGAAGACAGCATTCGCCGAGGGAATGGATATGATATATAAGCAGCTATTAAAAACACTGGAAGAGGCAGGGGTAAAACCAATCGAAGCCGTAGGTCAGCCGTTTGACCCGAATTTCCACAATGCGGTTATGCACGTGGACGATGAAAACTACGGGGAGAATGAAATCACCGAGGAATTCCAGAAAGGTTATCTCTACCGCGAAAGTGTGGTAAGACACAGCATGGTAAAAGTGGCGAACTAA
- the hrcA gene encoding heat-inducible transcriptional repressor HrcA: protein MQMELDERKVKILKAIIQTYLETGEPVGSRTISKYSDLQLSSATIRNEMSDLEELGFIVQPHTSAGRIPSDKGYRFYVDQLMKEKENEVTEMQELVIQRVDRVELLLKQLAKLLAVNTNYATMISGPQYHHTKLKFIQLSRVEAGKLLIVTVLEGNIIKNSIVRLDAELNDDDILNLNILLNNSLNGLTIEQINLDVISKMKEQAGDRRQVVDLVLNEVADAIRANEEDLQIYTEGTTNIFKYPELSDGQKASQLISTLEQKELLKNLFTDSEDDGGKNEIQVYIGNETPVQSMQDCSVVTANYVLGDGLRGTIGIIGPKRMDYEKVVSTLRSLMNQLEDTFKNEER from the coding sequence ATGCAGATGGAACTGGATGAAAGAAAGGTTAAGATATTGAAAGCAATAATCCAGACCTATCTGGAAACGGGGGAGCCGGTAGGTTCCAGGACGATTTCCAAATATTCCGACCTGCAGTTAAGCTCGGCGACCATAAGGAACGAGATGTCGGATTTGGAAGAACTGGGATTCATTGTCCAGCCCCATACTTCGGCGGGCCGGATACCTTCAGACAAGGGCTACAGGTTCTACGTAGACCAGTTGATGAAGGAGAAGGAAAATGAAGTTACTGAGATGCAGGAACTGGTTATCCAGCGCGTGGACAGAGTGGAGCTTCTGTTAAAGCAGCTTGCGAAGCTTCTGGCGGTGAATACGAACTACGCGACGATGATAAGCGGTCCCCAGTATCATCACACGAAACTTAAATTTATACAGCTTTCCAGGGTGGAAGCAGGAAAACTTCTGATAGTGACGGTTCTGGAGGGCAACATCATTAAGAACTCCATTGTCCGCCTGGATGCTGAACTGAATGACGACGATATTTTAAACTTGAATATTTTGCTGAACAACAGCCTCAACGGACTGACCATCGAGCAGATTAACCTCGATGTCATCAGCAAGATGAAGGAACAGGCCGGAGACAGGCGCCAGGTGGTGGATCTCGTGTTAAATGAGGTTGCCGATGCAATCAGGGCCAACGAGGAGGATCTTCAGATATACACCGAGGGTACGACGAACATTTTCAAGTACCCGGAACTGAGCGACGGCCAGAAGGCCAGCCAGTTAATCAGTACGCTGGAACAGAAGGAACTTCTGAAAAACCTTTTTACGGATTCGGAGGACGACGGCGGGAAGAACGAGATTCAGGTGTATATCGGCAATGAGACCCCGGTCCAGTCCATGCAGGACTGCAGCGTTGTGACGGCCAATTACGTTCTGGGAGACGGACTCCGCGGAACAATCGGCATCATCGGGCCGAAACGGATGGACTACGAAAAAGTGGTATCTACCCTTCGATCGCTGATGAACCAGTTGGAAGATACTTTTAAAAATGAAGAAAGGTGA
- a CDS encoding 3D domain-containing protein — translation MITRLRHGFAVAALSIVCMLMGVFTSFAANSNGELDPINGSVISGWAVDTDNPDKSASVVLYVYTDGTTEAKELARVTADQYRSDLKDSLGNGNHAFSYTVNWDSLEGSSFIIEGYVETASGKNRIYGSPQYSKKETAKADVKSASNGPAGDNGTPAPASSAKGTKGAYLGKFQTTAYCNCSQCCSGGHKLTYSGTVPTANHTISADINRYPIGTKLMIGDTVYTVEDIGTNVVDNKLDIYFDTHQQALDYGLKTVDVYAVD, via the coding sequence ATGATAACAAGATTACGCCATGGATTTGCCGTAGCAGCATTGTCCATCGTCTGTATGCTTATGGGTGTGTTTACATCTTTCGCCGCCAATTCAAACGGCGAGCTGGATCCGATTAACGGTTCCGTCATAAGCGGATGGGCAGTTGATACCGATAATCCTGACAAAAGTGCATCAGTGGTTCTCTATGTCTACACAGACGGAACGACCGAGGCAAAGGAACTTGCCAGAGTGACAGCAGACCAATACCGTAGTGATTTAAAAGACAGCCTGGGGAACGGCAATCACGCATTTTCTTACACTGTAAATTGGGACAGCCTGGAGGGATCCTCCTTTATTATAGAAGGATACGTTGAAACCGCTTCGGGAAAGAACCGAATTTACGGTTCTCCCCAGTACAGTAAGAAAGAAACGGCAAAGGCCGATGTGAAGTCAGCCTCTAACGGCCCGGCAGGAGATAACGGTACTCCGGCTCCGGCTTCATCTGCAAAGGGGACGAAAGGAGCTTACCTCGGTAAATTCCAGACGACTGCATATTGCAACTGTTCCCAGTGCTGCTCGGGAGGCCACAAGCTGACCTATTCGGGAACCGTCCCGACGGCAAACCATACTATCTCGGCAGACATCAACCGTTATCCCATCGGCACAAAGCTGATGATTGGAGATACCGTCTACACGGTGGAGGACATTGGAACTAACGTGGTCGACAACAAACTTGACATCTACTTTGACACACACCAGCAGGCTTTGGACTACGGACTGAAAACTGTTGACGTGTATGCGGTAGACTAA